GAAGGACTCAAAGCGATGACGGCTTTTTTCATGATTCGTCTCACTGCAGATAGGAATGGAAAGACTTTGGCAGAATCGTTTTAACGAATTCTTTATGTCTTGTCCATGCTTTACGCTCAGGATTGGGTTCTACTTCTTGTGTGCAAACGTAAAGAGCTCCCTTCGTGTGGACTGGTAGTGCTCTGGCGAATACTAGCTGAAAATAATTAGTTTATCAGATCAGCGGGACTGTGATAAAAACACCTGCCTTGGCTTGTAACGCCTACTGTGGAAGGGTTTCATGAGAAAAATGCTTTAGCTCTTCACTTTCATATCTGTTTTATCAATGGGTTGCAATCGGACGCGCTGGACTAACCAGATCGACAGCTTGGCACTGGAGTGCGGAGTTTCACAGATGCGAACGCTATGGAACCGCTGGATTTTGAGCTGACGCCAAAGCATTGCCTTAAACTGAACCGTAAAGAAATTACCTCCTCCCAACGAGTTGCCGTTATTTTTAAACAACGGCAAGCTGCTGAATTTATGCCAAACGATTTCAATAGACCTATTGTCACGGCTCAATGAATCGATTGTGGAAGCTACTGCAGTGCTTTTCCTCTGTGCGGATTGATAACTGGCGCTGAAGATGAAGGAAGCAGCAAAAGTGTCTTCAAGCTCCAGGTGCCGGAGGGAACGAAAGTTAACGTTTCCATTGAGTCTGATTTTGTGAGTAGATCTTTGGAAATCAATGTGCGGCAGTGCTTTGTGGTGTCCAGGTCCAGGAGTGGGAATATTAAAATTCAGGACGCCAACGGCAATTTGTTTGAAGAGAGTATAGAAAAAATTGTAGCTCAATCTGTGCGTAACCCTCTGCCAGTGGAAACATTAACTCTTAGAGGTCCTTTCACGGATCAAGAGAAAATGTGTAAGCCCGATCCTGCGCATTATCGAATGGATGGAGTGAATTGTGTTCCTAAGACGTTTCGCTACTATTGTGAGGATTCGCCAGCGCATGCCAGCGTGATTGGATTCAGTAATTTTTTCTTAAAAAAAAGACTGCGCGCGTAGGAACATTCGATGTGTCCTCGATAGCGCAGTTTGAGAAACTTAAGTCTCTCGATATATCCAATACTTCGATATCCAATATAGATAGAATGCCCGAGATGGATAGTATTGAGGAGCTGAAAATATCTGCGGATAATCAATTTCCTGAATTACCTTCACTTAGCACTTTGGTTATCAATGATGCCGCAAAGATGAAAGATTTGTCAGGGGTTGAAAAATTTCCAAAATTGGAAGTGATAGATTTTAGTCAGAATTCGAATTTTAGCAGTCTTGCAAATCTAGCAAAGTTAAGTGAGCTTCGCGAAATAAAGAATGGCAGAAGGCTGCGAGGAGGCCTTGTTGATGAAGGCTCCTGTCCGGAAGGCATCGAAGCCCCTTGGGGCCTTCGAGACTTCTGCAGAAATCTACAGGTGCCTTTTGGCACAAACCTCGGGCCTCTGCCGTTTTAGAATTTATTTTCGCGCCCCGCTATTTGTTATTTTGACTTCATTCTTGGGTGTACCGCTGGAAGTACCCTCGGCTTCGATTTTCTTAACGACTTCATCAAAGCCTTCCAGGACTTTTCCAAACACTACGTGTTTACCGTCAAGCCACGAAGTCTTAACGGTCGTGATGAAGAACTGGGAGCCATTTGTATTAGGACCCGCATTTGCCATGCTCAAATAGCCAGGACCTTCATGCTTTAAATTGAAATTCTCGTCTGGGAATTTTGTTCCATAGATGGATTCTCCACCCGTACCGTCGCCGTTTGTGATATCTCCCCCTTGGAGCATGAATTCAGGGATAATACGGTGAAATTTGCTGCCCTTGTAGGTCAGCTTTTTCTTATTATCGTTTTTCTTATTATCGCCTGTGCAAAGAGCCATAAAATTTGCGGCAGTCTTGGGTGTCTCTTTCCCAAAGACGCCTATAACGATTGTTCCGGCGGGTTTGCCGCCAATACTGACATCAAAGAAGCACTTTTCTGTGACCTTAGGGCCGGATTCCGCTGTCTCTTTCGGCTTGTCAGCAGCTTTTGCCGCTCCCTTCTTCTCATCCGCCCCAAAAGCATTCAAAGCCACAGTCAAACCCAAAGACAAAGCAATACAGCGTGAGATAAGCATCGCAAACTCCTCTGATGGCGATGGTAGCAAGTCCATCAGATTAGCATCCCAACTGTCTGAAATAAATCTGCTTTATGTGGCATGGCGAGAGGACGGGGAGGAAAGAAGGGGCAGGGGGCCCCTTCGGCTCAGTCCATACTTGCATTGACGTGGAGGCGGGCCAGGAA
The nucleotide sequence above comes from Oligoflexus sp.. Encoded proteins:
- a CDS encoding peptidylprolyl isomerase; this encodes MLISRCIALSLGLTVALNAFGADEKKGAAKAADKPKETAESGPKVTEKCFFDVSIGGKPAGTIVIGVFGKETPKTAANFMALCTGDNKKNDNKKKLTYKGSKFHRIIPEFMLQGGDITNGDGTGGESIYGTKFPDENFNLKHEGPGYLSMANAGPNTNGSQFFITTVKTSWLDGKHVVFGKVLEGFDEVVKKIEAEGTSSGTPKNEVKITNSGARK